A window of Ruminococcus champanellensis 18P13 = JCM 17042 contains these coding sequences:
- the ftsW gene encoding putative lipid II flippase FtsW, with amino-acid sequence MAHEAKLTSVQSNTRRRSFAGYDYSDLPFLTIVLFLLATGILMMFSASYATAIDEGEPGTYYAVKQLEMAGVGLVVMFFASHFDYHAFGRFWISFGIFAVALVMLILVLFMGTSTDTGVTRWLRIGPLTFQPSEIMKFAVVVFFSMLISKNYNHMQDFKRGVLPYFLMLGVIAGLMMMQPHLSGTILILLIGLTLVFVGGAKLTHLGGAGLAGCALLIAAILLKKNYFMTRITTWLDPFNEATSAGDTWQTCQSLIAIGSGGLFGLGFCESRQKYLYLPETKNDFVFAIVCEELGYVGAVVVILLFALLVFRGLYIASKARDKLGTLLVLGLTMHIGLQAFLNIAVVSNLIPNTGISLPFFSYGGTALIMQLAEMGIILNVSRQANIEK; translated from the coding sequence ATGGCCCACGAAGCCAAACTTACGTCGGTACAAAGCAATACCCGCCGCAGATCCTTTGCCGGCTATGATTATTCGGATCTGCCCTTTCTGACCATTGTGTTGTTTCTGCTGGCTACCGGCATTCTGATGATGTTTTCCGCCAGCTATGCCACAGCCATAGATGAGGGAGAGCCTGGCACATACTATGCGGTCAAGCAACTGGAAATGGCTGGGGTTGGTCTGGTGGTCATGTTCTTTGCCTCTCATTTCGATTATCACGCCTTCGGTCGGTTCTGGATCAGCTTTGGCATTTTCGCTGTTGCTCTGGTGATGTTGATACTGGTGCTGTTTATGGGTACCTCTACGGACACCGGCGTTACCCGGTGGCTGCGTATCGGCCCCCTGACCTTCCAGCCCTCAGAGATTATGAAGTTTGCAGTTGTGGTGTTTTTCTCCATGCTGATTTCAAAAAACTACAATCATATGCAGGACTTCAAGCGGGGAGTTCTGCCCTATTTCCTCATGCTTGGAGTGATCGCCGGCTTGATGATGATGCAGCCCCACCTGTCCGGTACCATTCTGATTCTGCTGATCGGGCTGACCCTGGTATTCGTGGGCGGCGCAAAGCTGACTCACCTGGGGGGCGCCGGGCTGGCAGGCTGTGCATTGCTGATTGCAGCAATCCTTCTGAAAAAGAACTATTTTATGACCCGGATCACCACCTGGTTGGATCCCTTTAATGAAGCCACCTCCGCAGGGGATACTTGGCAGACCTGTCAGTCTCTGATTGCCATCGGCTCCGGGGGATTGTTTGGTTTGGGGTTCTGTGAATCCCGGCAGAAGTATCTGTATCTGCCGGAAACCAAGAACGACTTCGTGTTTGCCATCGTCTGCGAGGAGCTGGGCTATGTGGGGGCAGTGGTTGTGATTCTGCTGTTTGCACTGCTGGTGTTCCGGGGGCTGTATATTGCCTCCAAGGCACGGGATAAGCTGGGCACCCTGCTGGTGCTGGGACTGACCATGCACATTGGCTTGCAGGCATTTCTGAACATTGCCGTAGTCAGCAATCTGATCCCCAACACGGGCATCAGTCTGCCCTTCTTTAGCTACGGCGGTACCGCACTCATTATGCAGCTTGCGGAAATGGGGATCATACTGAATGTGTCCCGACAGGCGAATATCGAGAAGTAG
- the murG gene encoding undecaprenyldiphospho-muramoylpentapeptide beta-N-acetylglucosaminyltransferase yields the protein MKVLLAGGGTGGHINPALAIASIIKQHDPGAEFLFAGTPNGMEAKLIPQAGYPIEFINVAGFQRKLTLKNIKRNAQALRYLATSGKRAKEIVTGFSPDIAIGTGGYVSGPVIRMAAKLGVPCAIHEQNAYPGVTNKLLAKEVSHVMLTFKEALQYLDKNVNYTVTGLPVRASILQESRADARRKLGFDDGMCILSFGGSLGAGCINETMAEVIQWHTSNQLKINHIHGYGGMGRESFPKAMRDRGVDLNNPRLRISEYINDMDVCLAAADLVVCRAGASTLAELEAVGRASLLIPSPIVTGNHQFHNANVLGKAGAAIVIEQKDVTPEGIVEQVKNLYEHPEKLRSMAQHAADLAVPDTDERIYKVISSLQKA from the coding sequence ATGAAGGTTTTACTGGCCGGCGGCGGCACCGGAGGACACATCAACCCTGCGCTTGCCATTGCGTCCATCATCAAGCAGCACGATCCCGGGGCGGAATTTCTCTTTGCAGGGACACCCAACGGCATGGAGGCAAAGCTCATTCCCCAGGCAGGGTATCCCATTGAGTTTATCAACGTGGCAGGGTTTCAGCGGAAGCTGACCTTGAAAAACATCAAACGCAACGCCCAGGCGCTGCGGTATCTGGCAACCTCCGGCAAGCGTGCAAAGGAGATTGTCACCGGTTTCAGTCCGGACATTGCCATCGGCACCGGTGGATATGTGTCCGGCCCGGTGATCCGTATGGCGGCAAAGCTGGGTGTGCCCTGCGCCATTCATGAGCAGAATGCCTATCCTGGTGTCACCAACAAGCTGCTGGCGAAGGAAGTGTCCCATGTCATGCTCACCTTCAAGGAGGCGCTGCAATACCTGGACAAAAATGTGAATTACACGGTGACGGGGCTGCCGGTTCGGGCGTCCATTCTCCAGGAAAGCCGGGCGGATGCCCGGAGAAAGCTGGGGTTTGACGACGGTATGTGTATCCTCTCCTTCGGCGGCAGTCTGGGTGCCGGATGCATCAATGAAACCATGGCGGAGGTCATTCAGTGGCATACCTCCAATCAGCTGAAGATCAACCACATTCACGGCTATGGCGGCATGGGCAGAGAGAGCTTCCCCAAAGCCATGCGGGACCGGGGCGTGGATCTGAACAATCCCCGGCTGCGGATCTCCGAGTACATCAACGATATGGACGTGTGCCTGGCAGCGGCGGATCTTGTGGTGTGCCGTGCAGGCGCTTCCACCCTGGCAGAGCTGGAGGCTGTGGGGCGTGCATCCCTGCTGATTCCGTCCCCCATCGTCACCGGCAACCACCAGTTCCACAATGCCAATGTGTTGGGCAAAGCGGGGGCAGCTATCGTCATTGAGCAGAAGGATGTGACGCCGGAGGGCATCGTAGAACAGGTGAAGAACCTGTACGAGCACCCGGAAAAGCTGCGCTCCATGGCACAGCATGCCGCCGATCTGGCGGTGCCGGATACGGATGAACGGATCTACAAGGTGATTTCTTCTCTGCAAAAGGCTTAA
- the murA gene encoding UDP-N-acetylglucosamine 1-carboxyvinyltransferase, translated as MAESKLVIEGGHPLQGEIRIQGAKNSVLPLLSAVVLCDEDVVLERCPALSDVYAASRILTHLGCRCSFRDGKMEIRNGGISRSEIPEAMMHEMRSSITFLGPLLSRTGSCTLYLPGGCELGPRPIDMHLHALRQMGAEIHETHGMLRLQGRLRGTDLYLPFPSVGATENIMLAAVLAQGQTRIHNAAREPEIRDLAEFLAACGAKISGAGTDTVIIDGVERLHGCVYRVMPDRIVAATYLSAAAAAGGSVCIQDCCPEDLTAVTEVLRQMGCRVYCHESRIYLQSSLPLHAAPYIRTMPHPGFPTDAQALLMAAHCKARGSCMFEETIFDSRYRHVDDLIRMGADIRLSGRAAVVHGVQKLSGTTVHATDLRGGAAMLIAGLTADGITELTELSHLDRGYEDPEGVLRSLGAKIERIT; from the coding sequence ATGGCGGAATCAAAACTCGTAATTGAGGGCGGGCATCCTTTACAGGGAGAGATCCGGATACAGGGTGCGAAAAACAGTGTGCTGCCGCTGCTTTCGGCGGTGGTGCTGTGTGATGAGGATGTGGTGCTGGAGCGGTGCCCTGCCCTGTCGGATGTGTATGCTGCAAGTCGGATCCTGACCCATCTGGGCTGTCGCTGCAGCTTCCGGGACGGGAAAATGGAGATCCGGAACGGCGGCATCAGTCGCAGTGAGATCCCGGAGGCCATGATGCACGAAATGCGTTCGTCCATCACCTTTCTGGGCCCGCTTCTGAGTCGAACCGGCAGCTGCACCCTGTACCTGCCCGGAGGCTGTGAGCTGGGGCCACGCCCCATTGATATGCATTTGCATGCTTTGCGGCAGATGGGGGCGGAGATCCATGAAACCCATGGCATGCTCCGGCTCCAGGGCAGACTCCGGGGCACCGATCTGTATCTGCCGTTTCCTTCGGTGGGTGCAACGGAGAATATTATGCTGGCGGCAGTGCTTGCCCAGGGGCAGACCCGGATACATAATGCCGCCCGGGAGCCTGAGATCCGGGATCTTGCGGAATTTCTTGCGGCATGCGGTGCGAAGATTTCCGGCGCCGGCACGGACACGGTCATCATCGATGGGGTGGAGCGGCTCCACGGTTGTGTGTACCGGGTGATGCCGGATCGAATTGTAGCGGCTACTTATCTGTCTGCAGCCGCCGCCGCCGGGGGTTCCGTCTGTATCCAGGACTGCTGTCCGGAGGATCTTACCGCTGTTACAGAGGTGCTCCGGCAGATGGGCTGTCGGGTATATTGTCACGAAAGCCGGATCTATCTGCAAAGCAGTCTGCCGTTGCATGCTGCACCCTATATCCGCACCATGCCCCATCCCGGATTTCCGACGGATGCACAGGCGCTGCTGATGGCGGCGCATTGTAAGGCACGGGGCAGCTGCATGTTTGAGGAAACCATCTTTGACAGCCGGTACCGGCATGTGGACGATCTGATCCGGATGGGTGCAGATATCCGTCTGTCCGGCAGGGCGGCAGTGGTGCATGGGGTGCAGAAGCTGTCCGGGACGACGGTGCATGCAACGGATCTGCGGGGGGGCGCAGCCATGCTCATTGCAGGGCTCACCGCAGATGGCATCACGGAGCTGACGGAGCTGTCCCACCTGGATCGGGGCTATGAGGATCCGGAAGGCGTGCTCCGGAGCCTGGGGGCAAAAATCGAACGGATCACATAA
- a CDS encoding cell division protein FtsQ/DivIB gives MQEVVKTSVKRKQNSKRQRRRRRNMSMYILLVLILVVGIGFALSMTMFFNIKSIRVTGDTAYTDQEVYAASGIQEGDNLMRLDTVSVSNSVLSKLLLAEDVYVKKHFPSTVEIIVKPCVPTACVAYEGGYLIVSAKGKILEKTSQPKEGLLIFKGYNPEFLEPGQMLTSTEDQKNAIYTTFLSNEYAADLTEVDMTDQYDIVVYYGDRIRFDIGNSNEISYKLRLAATAIPRLNDSKKYNLRMVGDNQISATQQEPAVTTAPENPTEPESTETTTTTAAPAA, from the coding sequence ATGCAGGAAGTTGTAAAAACAAGCGTGAAACGCAAACAGAATTCCAAGCGGCAGAGGCGCAGGCGGCGCAATATGTCCATGTACATTCTACTGGTGCTGATCCTGGTGGTCGGCATTGGCTTTGCCCTGTCCATGACGATGTTTTTCAATATCAAGTCCATCCGGGTCACAGGTGATACGGCGTATACGGATCAGGAGGTCTATGCTGCATCCGGCATCCAGGAGGGTGACAATCTGATGCGGCTGGATACGGTTTCTGTCAGCAATTCTGTGCTTTCCAAGCTGCTTCTGGCAGAGGATGTGTATGTAAAAAAGCATTTTCCCAGCACGGTAGAGATCATTGTAAAGCCCTGCGTGCCCACCGCCTGTGTGGCGTATGAGGGAGGGTATCTGATCGTCAGCGCCAAGGGCAAGATCCTGGAAAAGACCAGCCAGCCCAAGGAGGGACTGCTGATTTTCAAGGGGTATAACCCGGAATTTCTTGAGCCGGGGCAGATGCTGACCTCTACGGAGGATCAGAAAAATGCTATCTATACCACCTTCCTCAGCAATGAGTATGCTGCGGATCTGACTGAGGTAGATATGACGGATCAGTATGATATCGTGGTGTATTACGGGGATCGGATCCGGTTTGATATCGGCAACTCCAACGAGATCAGCTATAAGCTGCGGCTGGCAGCTACGGCGATTCCCCGGCTGAACGATTCCAAAAAGTACAACCTGCGTATGGTTGGGGATAACCAGATTTCCGCCACCCAGCAGGAGCCGGCGGTGACCACTGCTCCGGAGAATCCCACGGAGCCGGAGAGCACGGAAACCACCACCACGACCGCTGCACCGGCTGCATGA
- the ftsZ gene encoding cell division protein FtsZ — protein MTDFIYEEAFDPQVNIKVIGVGGGGGNALNCMVNAGVKNIEYIAVNTDAKALNNSKATSKIQIGAKLTRGRGAGNKPDVGQRSAEENKDEIANSLKGADMVFITAGMGGGTGTGAAPVVAQIAQEMNILTVAVVTKPFLFEREQKMAQAERGIDELMKYVDSLIVIPNEKLLVGIDKPLTMKESFALSDDILKTGVKSISDLIVEEGYINLDFADVSTIMKGAGYAHMAIGHGSGKNKAEEAASQVISSPLLLTSIAGAHRLLINITMSEDILSSEVDTATKMITDTAAPGVEFIFGTAFKEDMNDEMTITVIAAGFDDPDEKVIPISNPLLDEDPVAPAQPAAKPQADQVDDDLDEIFKILDKK, from the coding sequence ATGACTGACTTTATCTACGAGGAAGCATTCGACCCGCAGGTGAATATTAAGGTGATCGGCGTTGGCGGCGGCGGCGGCAATGCGCTGAACTGTATGGTCAATGCCGGCGTCAAGAACATTGAATATATTGCAGTGAATACGGACGCAAAGGCGCTGAACAATTCCAAGGCTACTTCCAAGATCCAGATCGGTGCAAAGCTGACCCGGGGCCGTGGTGCCGGCAACAAGCCGGATGTGGGACAGCGTTCCGCTGAGGAAAACAAGGACGAGATTGCAAATTCTCTGAAGGGTGCGGATATGGTATTCATCACCGCAGGCATGGGCGGCGGTACCGGTACCGGTGCGGCTCCGGTGGTTGCACAGATCGCCCAGGAGATGAACATTCTGACCGTTGCGGTTGTTACCAAGCCCTTCCTGTTCGAGCGCGAGCAGAAAATGGCACAGGCTGAGCGTGGTATTGATGAGTTGATGAAGTATGTGGATTCTCTGATCGTGATCCCCAATGAAAAGCTTCTGGTTGGTATTGACAAGCCTCTGACCATGAAGGAGTCCTTTGCGCTGTCCGATGACATTCTCAAGACCGGTGTCAAGAGCATTTCCGACCTGATCGTGGAGGAAGGCTACATCAATCTGGATTTTGCAGACGTTTCCACCATCATGAAGGGTGCCGGCTATGCACATATGGCAATCGGACACGGCTCCGGCAAGAACAAGGCAGAGGAGGCTGCAAGCCAGGTTATTTCCAGCCCGCTGCTGCTTACATCCATTGCCGGCGCACACCGTCTGTTGATCAACATCACCATGTCCGAGGATATCCTGTCCTCCGAGGTGGATACCGCAACGAAGATGATCACCGACACTGCTGCACCCGGCGTAGAGTTCATCTTCGGCACTGCATTCAAGGAAGATATGAACGATGAGATGACCATTACCGTGATCGCTGCCGGTTTTGACGATCCGGATGAAAAGGTAATTCCCATTAGCAATCCGCTGCTGGATGAGGATCCGGTTGCACCGGCACAGCCTGCTGCCAAGCCGCAGGCAGACCAGGTGGATGATGATCTGGATGAAATTTTTAAGATCCTGGACAAGAAATAA
- a CDS encoding sigma-70 family RNA polymerase sigma factor, with protein sequence MEQKREQDLGKRQTERSDEELALSAAKCSDSTAELISRYMKLIWVKANTMANAVVDAEDLAQEGMLGLMNAIAHFDPNREIKFSTFADVCITNKMKSALIRTRHTALPVEDAESAAQVQNEVEDDDPERILLRKERLHELYREMDLVLSKRELEIFKLFLCGLRYEQMAERLHITEKSVDNAMQRVRRKLKSVWMADQFRNSDS encoded by the coding sequence ATGGAGCAGAAACGTGAACAGGATCTTGGCAAGCGGCAGACGGAACGATCCGATGAAGAACTGGCGCTGTCAGCGGCAAAGTGCTCGGATTCTACTGCGGAGCTGATCTCTCGCTATATGAAGCTGATCTGGGTGAAGGCAAACACAATGGCAAATGCAGTTGTGGATGCGGAAGACTTGGCGCAGGAGGGAATGCTGGGACTGATGAATGCCATTGCGCATTTTGATCCCAACCGTGAAATCAAGTTTTCCACGTTTGCTGATGTTTGCATCACCAATAAAATGAAATCGGCGCTGATCCGTACCAGGCATACAGCCCTGCCGGTGGAGGATGCAGAATCCGCAGCCCAGGTTCAGAATGAGGTTGAGGATGACGATCCGGAGCGGATCCTTTTGAGAAAGGAGCGGCTGCACGAATTATACCGGGAGATGGATCTGGTATTATCCAAACGGGAGCTTGAAATCTTTAAATTGTTTTTATGCGGTCTGCGGTATGAGCAGATGGCAGAACGTCTGCATATCACGGAAAAGTCTGTGGACAATGCTATGCAGCGGGTGCGGCGTAAGTTAAAATCAGTCTGGATGGCTGATCAATTCAGGAACTCTGATTCCTGA
- a CDS encoding zinc-ribbon domain containing protein: protein MYEDKTLVCKECGNEFVFTAGEQEFYAEKGFVNEPQRCKACRDARKNANKSDREMFEATCARCGGVARVPFKPREDRAVYCSDCFAKMKEAE from the coding sequence ATGTACGAAGACAAGACACTGGTATGCAAGGAATGCGGAAACGAATTCGTATTCACCGCTGGCGAGCAGGAATTCTACGCTGAAAAGGGTTTCGTAAATGAGCCCCAGCGCTGCAAGGCTTGCAGAGATGCAAGAAAGAATGCAAACAAGTCTGACAGAGAAATGTTTGAAGCTACTTGCGCACGCTGCGGCGGTGTAGCTCGGGTTCCGTTCAAGCCCAGAGAAGATCGCGCAGTATACTGCAGCGATTGCTTTGCAAAGATGAAGGAAGCTGAATAA
- a CDS encoding DUF1858 domain-containing protein produces the protein MTITKDTIIGDILDEDFEVAPFFLEMGMHCLGCPSARGESVGEACSVHGVDPDELVAKLNAHFAAKK, from the coding sequence ATGACAATTACAAAGGATACGATCATCGGGGATATCCTGGATGAGGATTTTGAGGTTGCCCCCTTCTTCCTGGAGATGGGGATGCATTGCCTTGGCTGCCCCTCTGCAAGAGGCGAGTCTGTTGGAGAGGCTTGCAGCGTTCACGGGGTTGACCCGGATGAGCTGGTCGCAAAGCTCAACGCACATTTCGCAGCGAAGAAGTAA
- a CDS encoding tRNA (adenine(22)-N(1))-methyltransferase: MLTLSPRLLACARLVSGAGCCCDVGTDHVYLPVYLLQQGICTSVIASDIGEGPLQYARQTAARWGLSDRIRILLSDGLQQVPDAGITDVVIAGMGAETICGILEHADWLQRGTNLILQPMTKAPLLRNWLAENGYGLCREIPVQEEQRLYTVMQAQYTGEKRNISPLEARVGALDQRDPVARAYVQAQTDALEKKAAGLTRAGLDARSEEALAAALTAWAQGKEQEHAG; this comes from the coding sequence ATGCTTACTTTATCCCCTCGGCTGCTGGCATGCGCCCGCCTGGTGTCCGGTGCCGGATGCTGCTGTGATGTGGGCACGGATCACGTTTATCTGCCGGTTTACCTGTTGCAGCAGGGCATCTGCACCAGTGTGATTGCTTCGGATATCGGCGAGGGCCCGCTGCAGTATGCCCGACAGACAGCAGCCCGGTGGGGGCTGTCTGACCGGATCCGCATCCTTCTGTCGGATGGCTTGCAGCAGGTGCCGGATGCCGGCATCACGGACGTGGTGATTGCCGGTATGGGAGCGGAAACCATTTGTGGCATTCTGGAGCATGCAGACTGGCTCCAACGGGGCACCAACCTGATTTTGCAGCCCATGACCAAAGCTCCCTTGCTGCGCAATTGGCTTGCGGAAAACGGCTATGGTTTGTGCCGGGAGATTCCGGTGCAGGAGGAGCAGCGGCTATACACGGTGATGCAGGCGCAGTATACCGGGGAAAAGCGGAACATATCTCCTCTGGAGGCTCGCGTCGGTGCGCTGGATCAAAGGGATCCCGTTGCCCGGGCGTATGTACAGGCGCAGACGGATGCACTGGAAAAAAAGGCGGCAGGATTGACCCGGGCAGGACTGGATGCCAGGTCGGAAGAAGCACTGGCGGCGGCATTGACTGCCTGGGCACAGGGAAAGGAGCAGGAGCATGCAGGTTAA
- a CDS encoding Nif3-like dinuclear metal center hexameric protein translates to MQVKEIYNWLDAYAPFAGQERWDNSGLLVGSMEQEVHGILLTLDISSDAVEEAARKHCDLLLAHHPVIFDPLRQLTPTHPVYGLVQHGMAAICSHTPLDRAAEGVNNTLLELLRPALELEESGQMLEEGFGMAVNSHRCWDAAQLAVALKQCLDCTVVRYAAGNMPIRRIGFACGSGGSMLEEAIGAGCDAFITGDVKHDRWYAARSAGIALFDCGHYHLEVPVMRRLEQAMGQAFPELPVFYAETNRDPVQYQF, encoded by the coding sequence ATGCAGGTTAAGGAAATTTACAACTGGCTGGACGCATACGCCCCCTTTGCAGGTCAGGAACGGTGGGATAACTCCGGCCTGCTGGTGGGTAGTATGGAGCAGGAAGTGCATGGGATACTGCTGACTCTGGACATTTCTTCGGATGCGGTGGAGGAGGCTGCCCGGAAGCATTGTGATCTGCTCCTTGCCCACCATCCGGTGATCTTTGACCCCCTGCGGCAGTTGACTCCCACCCATCCTGTGTACGGGTTGGTACAGCATGGTATGGCGGCGATCTGTTCCCATACCCCTTTGGACAGAGCAGCCGAGGGCGTAAACAACACCCTGCTGGAACTGCTTCGTCCGGCACTGGAACTGGAGGAATCCGGGCAGATGCTGGAGGAGGGCTTTGGGATGGCAGTGAACAGCCACCGCTGCTGGGATGCTGCACAGCTGGCGGTCGCACTGAAGCAGTGCCTGGATTGCACGGTGGTGCGGTATGCTGCCGGAAACATGCCCATCCGCCGGATCGGGTTTGCATGCGGTTCCGGCGGTTCCATGCTGGAGGAGGCAATCGGAGCAGGCTGTGATGCGTTTATCACCGGGGATGTGAAGCACGACCGGTGGTATGCTGCCCGATCCGCCGGCATTGCCCTGTTTGACTGTGGGCATTATCACCTGGAGGTGCCGGTGATGCGCCGACTGGAGCAGGCAATGGGACAGGCATTCCCGGAGCTTCCTGTTTTTTATGCAGAGACGAACCGGGATCCGGTACAGTATCAGTTCTGA
- a CDS encoding Rqc2 family fibronectin-binding protein: MALDGAFLHMIQGELDCLLEGRIDKVYQPSRESVILGFRTKQGARKLLISAAPSSARVHMTQVAVDNPAKPPMFCMLLRKHLTGGRLIAIRQDGLERILFLDFQCTNELGDSVVITLACEIMGRCSNLVVIRQDGTILDCLRRVDASVSRERMVLPGMTYAMPPREERLCLLDADRDALTRLVTPMQPGKLAKQLVAGMEGISPLLAREWAYYAFRGSEPVGEQIEPEQANRLVFAMQQTRSILLGEQPAHYATLRTREDMLKEFCFQRIAQYGTLMLESEASSACETLDEFYARRDQDARLKQRANDLFTLLMHTMERISKRLANQREELAACAAKEDMKQKGDLLSANLYQLQKGDAVARVQNFYDPACPTVEIPLDVRLTPSQNAQRYYAKYRKASTAEKVLVEQIRNGEEELRYIDSVFDALTRCTSETDIAVLREELAGEGYLRAARRGTKPARSQPPLVFRSSDGFQILVGRNNRQNDQLTLKQAAKQDLWLHTQGIPGSHVIVVSQGREIPESTIYEAALLAAHHSKGRDSAQVPVDYCPVRYVKKPNGAKPGMVIFTNYQTLYVKPDEEILERCREGVHETAG; encoded by the coding sequence ATGGCATTGGACGGTGCATTTCTGCACATGATACAAGGGGAGTTGGACTGCCTGCTGGAGGGGCGGATCGACAAGGTGTATCAGCCCTCCCGGGAGTCGGTGATCCTGGGCTTTCGCACAAAGCAGGGGGCAAGAAAGCTGCTGATTTCCGCTGCTCCCAGCAGTGCCCGGGTGCATATGACCCAGGTGGCAGTGGATAACCCTGCAAAGCCTCCTATGTTCTGCATGCTTTTGCGGAAGCATCTCACCGGGGGGCGGCTCATTGCCATCCGGCAGGATGGACTGGAACGGATCCTCTTTCTGGACTTTCAGTGTACCAATGAGTTGGGGGACAGCGTGGTCATTACTCTTGCCTGTGAGATCATGGGTCGCTGCTCCAATCTGGTGGTGATCCGGCAGGATGGCACCATTCTGGACTGCCTGCGTCGGGTGGACGCTTCCGTATCCCGGGAGCGTATGGTACTGCCGGGTATGACCTACGCCATGCCCCCCAGAGAGGAACGGCTTTGCCTGCTGGATGCGGACCGGGATGCACTGACCCGGCTGGTTACACCCATGCAGCCGGGAAAGCTGGCAAAGCAACTGGTGGCAGGCATGGAGGGCATTTCCCCTTTGCTGGCACGGGAGTGGGCGTATTACGCCTTTCGGGGCAGTGAGCCAGTCGGTGAGCAGATTGAGCCGGAGCAGGCGAATCGGTTGGTATTTGCCATGCAGCAGACCCGGAGCATCCTTCTGGGGGAGCAGCCTGCTCATTATGCCACGCTGCGTACCCGGGAGGACATGCTGAAGGAGTTTTGCTTTCAGCGGATCGCCCAGTACGGTACGCTGATGCTGGAAAGTGAAGCATCCAGTGCTTGTGAGACTCTGGATGAATTTTATGCCCGGCGGGATCAGGATGCCCGGCTCAAGCAGCGGGCAAATGATCTGTTTACCCTGCTGATGCATACCATGGAGCGGATTTCCAAGCGGCTTGCCAATCAGCGGGAGGAGCTGGCGGCGTGCGCTGCAAAGGAGGACATGAAGCAGAAGGGGGATTTGTTGTCGGCAAATCTCTATCAGCTGCAAAAGGGGGATGCGGTTGCCCGGGTGCAGAATTTTTACGATCCCGCATGCCCCACGGTGGAGATCCCCCTGGATGTGCGGCTGACCCCTTCCCAGAATGCACAGCGGTATTATGCCAAGTACCGGAAGGCAAGCACGGCGGAAAAAGTGCTGGTGGAACAGATCCGGAACGGGGAAGAGGAACTCCGCTACATTGACAGCGTGTTTGACGCATTGACCCGCTGCACCAGTGAAACGGACATTGCAGTGCTCCGGGAGGAGCTGGCAGGGGAGGGGTATCTGCGTGCTGCACGCCGTGGTACCAAGCCCGCCCGATCCCAGCCGCCGTTGGTGTTCCGTTCTTCGGATGGGTTTCAGATTCTGGTGGGACGGAACAACCGGCAGAACGATCAGTTGACGCTGAAGCAGGCGGCAAAGCAGGATCTCTGGCTGCACACCCAGGGTATTCCCGGCTCCCATGTGATCGTGGTCAGTCAGGGCAGGGAGATCCCGGAGTCTACGATTTACGAGGCAGCATTGCTGGCAGCCCATCACAGCAAGGGAAGGGATTCGGCTCAGGTGCCGGTGGATTACTGCCCGGTGCGGTATGTAAAAAAGCCCAACGGGGCAAAGCCCGGCATGGTGATCTTTACAAATTATCAGACCCTATATGTAAAGCCGGACGAAGAAATTCTGGAGCGATGCAGGGAGGGCGTTCATGAAACCGCTGGATGA
- a CDS encoding DNA-3-methyladenine glycosylase: MKPLDDAFFHRDCLEVAPALVGKLLVRQLPDGSLRRVRITETEAYRGEEDRACHASKGRTKRTELLYGESGIIYIYLCYGMHWLMNVITGEPDQPQGVLFRAAADYTGPGKLTKYLQLDGACNGKPLQPETGIWVEDDGFVPELITKPRVGIDYAGPEWAAKPWRFVLKP, from the coding sequence ATGAAACCGCTGGATGATGCATTTTTTCACCGGGATTGCCTGGAGGTGGCACCGGCACTGGTAGGGAAGCTGCTGGTGCGTCAATTGCCGGACGGCTCCCTGCGCCGGGTGCGGATCACAGAAACGGAAGCCTATCGGGGTGAGGAGGATCGTGCCTGTCATGCGTCCAAGGGACGCACAAAGCGGACAGAGCTTTTGTATGGAGAGAGTGGTATCATTTATATTTACCTGTGCTACGGCATGCACTGGCTGATGAACGTGATCACCGGGGAGCCGGATCAGCCCCAGGGGGTGTTGTTCCGGGCAGCGGCGGACTATACGGGTCCCGGAAAGCTCACCAAGTATTTGCAGCTGGATGGAGCGTGCAACGGTAAGCCATTGCAGCCGGAAACCGGAATTTGGGTGGAGGATGACGGCTTTGTGCCGGAGCTGATTACAAAGCCCCGGGTCGGCATCGATTATGCGGGCCCGGAGTGGGCGGCAAAGCCCTGGCGATTCGTCTTGAAGCCGTAA